A single region of the Salarchaeum japonicum genome encodes:
- a CDS encoding ABC transporter permease — MILDDFFNWLFGGIAAVLGKAASPRTIRNLKSELSRSLLAKLGVALLVVIVFAAVFAPFIAPHNPQAQNLNQTHLPPLGFSAEQTQTSSEVVNGSVTVVEETVYVDAKATHPLGTNSLGQDMFSRMLYGARVSLLVGLLGSGIAALVGVAVGLSAGYYGGKVDDALMRGADVMLAFPSLVLAVALVGLFGKQGIAIPDPFVAVGFAPSMPESFKIPGTVILVVALVNWVWFARVARGEALTLVDQEYVKAARSVGASNFRILRSHVLPNAITPILVLATIQVAAIILLESSLSFLGFSGTTLSWGFDISQGRQYLATSWWISTVPGLAIVLSVIGINLIGDWLRDALDPGIEGEGGV; from the coding sequence ATGATTCTCGATGATTTCTTCAACTGGCTGTTCGGCGGTATCGCCGCGGTGCTCGGGAAGGCGGCGTCCCCGCGGACGATTCGCAACCTCAAGTCGGAGCTGTCGCGGAGTTTGCTCGCGAAACTCGGCGTGGCGTTGCTCGTCGTTATCGTGTTCGCGGCGGTATTCGCGCCGTTCATCGCGCCGCACAACCCGCAGGCACAGAACTTGAACCAGACGCACTTGCCGCCGCTCGGGTTCAGCGCGGAGCAGACGCAGACGAGCTCCGAGGTCGTGAACGGGTCCGTGACGGTCGTCGAGGAGACCGTGTACGTGGACGCGAAGGCGACGCATCCGCTCGGCACGAACTCGCTCGGGCAGGACATGTTCTCCCGGATGCTGTACGGGGCGCGCGTGAGCCTGCTCGTCGGCCTGCTCGGCTCCGGTATCGCGGCGTTGGTCGGCGTGGCCGTCGGGCTGTCTGCGGGCTACTACGGCGGGAAGGTGGACGACGCATTGATGCGGGGCGCGGACGTGATGCTCGCGTTCCCGTCGCTCGTGCTCGCCGTCGCGCTCGTCGGCCTGTTCGGGAAGCAGGGGATCGCGATACCCGACCCGTTCGTCGCGGTCGGGTTCGCGCCGTCGATGCCGGAGTCGTTCAAGATACCGGGCACCGTCATCCTCGTGGTCGCGCTCGTGAACTGGGTGTGGTTCGCGCGGGTGGCGCGCGGCGAGGCGCTCACGCTCGTCGATCAGGAGTACGTGAAGGCGGCGCGGAGCGTCGGCGCGAGCAACTTCCGCATCCTGCGCTCGCACGTCCTCCCGAACGCCATCACGCCCATTCTCGTGCTGGCGACGATTCAGGTGGCGGCCATCATCCTCCTCGAATCCTCGCTGTCCTTCCTCGGGTTCTCGGGCACCACGCTCTCGTGGGGCTTCGACATCTCGCAGGGACGGCAGTACCTCGCGACCTCGTGGTGGATTTCGACCGTGCCGGGTCTCGCCATCGTCCTCTCCGTCATCGGCATCAACCTCATCGGGGACTGGCTCCGGGACGCCCTCGACCCCGGTATCGAGGGGGAGGGAGGTGTCTGA
- a CDS encoding ArsR/SmtB family transcription factor, producing MSESERLRRKLDADLGGCCDADVENRLNELRALADDADKHAGTRSVFAVLGDETRNRLARVLAASDDRLCVCELEPLFSVSESALSHALSDLADAGLVTREKEGNWRYYETTERAERLLAAAEADA from the coding sequence ATGAGTGAAAGCGAGCGGCTCCGCCGGAAGCTCGACGCCGACCTCGGCGGGTGCTGCGACGCGGACGTGGAGAATCGACTGAACGAGCTACGCGCGCTCGCGGACGACGCAGACAAACACGCGGGGACGCGGTCGGTGTTCGCGGTACTCGGAGACGAGACGCGGAACCGGCTCGCGCGCGTGCTCGCGGCGAGCGACGACCGGCTCTGCGTCTGCGAACTCGAACCGCTCTTCTCGGTGAGCGAGAGCGCGCTGAGCCACGCGCTCTCCGACCTCGCGGACGCCGGCCTCGTCACGCGGGAGAAGGAGGGGAACTGGCGGTACTACGAGACGACGGAGCGCGCGGAGCGCCTGCTCGCCGCCGCGGAGGCCGACGCGTGA
- a CDS encoding ribonuclease H yields the protein MAHAGRSSLRTLFDDAPTPHIAHPPHTHHRDFYVATDGSYAEGAGGLGVIIEARSGERVARLAVPDAVPDNNVAEYRALHLGLDVLAARAPRDARVGVLVDHDEVAANVNLAALAAKGPDYRPLRDVSVPSSVRHHWRGIRARVASFTELRAAALPSGRNPAHVLANAPDQYAHVNDEPPKCLLPGLDEPEPQIPPPSRANR from the coding sequence ATGGCGCACGCCGGGCGCTCAAGCCTCAGAACACTCTTCGACGACGCGCCGACCCCCCACATCGCCCACCCCCCGCACACCCACCACCGAGACTTCTACGTCGCCACCGACGGCTCGTACGCGGAGGGCGCGGGCGGCCTCGGCGTCATCATCGAAGCGCGGAGCGGCGAGCGCGTCGCCCGCCTCGCCGTCCCCGACGCCGTCCCGGACAACAACGTCGCGGAGTACCGCGCGCTCCACCTCGGCCTCGACGTGCTCGCCGCGCGCGCACCCCGCGACGCCCGCGTCGGCGTGCTCGTCGACCACGACGAGGTCGCCGCGAACGTCAACCTCGCCGCGCTCGCCGCGAAAGGCCCCGACTACCGGCCGCTCCGCGACGTCTCCGTCCCGTCGAGCGTCCGCCACCACTGGCGCGGCATCCGCGCGCGCGTCGCCTCCTTCACCGAACTCCGCGCCGCCGCCCTCCCGAGCGGCCGGAACCCCGCGCACGTCCTCGCGAACGCCCCCGACCAGTACGCGCACGTCAACGACGAACCCCCGAAGTGCCTCCTCCCCGGCCTCGACGAACCCGAACCGCAGATTCCGCCGCCGAGCCGCGCGAACCGCTAG
- a CDS encoding NADP-dependent malic enzyme, whose amino-acid sequence MGLDEDALDYHREDPPGKLEISTTKPTNTQRDLSLAYSPGVAAPCERIATNPDDAYQYTAKGNLVGVVSNGSAVLGLGDIGAQASKPVMEGKGVLFKRFADIDVFDIELDQEDAEDIVTSVSAMEPTFGGINLEDIKAPECFVIENRLREEMDIPVFHDDQHGTAIISGAALLNAADISGKALEDVEVVFSGAGASAIASARFYVSLGVKKENITMCDSSGPITPDRDDVNEYKQEFARETDADDLADAMAGADVFVGLSVGGIVSEEMVQSMADDPIIFAMANPDPEIGYDDAKSARDDTVIMATGRSDYPNMVNNVLGFPFIFRGALDVRATDINEDMKVAAAEALADLARQDVPDAVVKAYGDQPLQFGPEYIIPKPLDPRVLFEVAPAVADAAMETGVARQSVDLEAYRERLEARLGKSREMMRVVLNKAKSDPKRVALAEGDNEKMIRAAYQLQEEGIAEPVLLGDRGTIEGTVGGLGLDFDPDIVDPDEGDHDAYADRLHELRKRKGVTRSEAGELVAKDSNYLGSVMVEEGDADALLTGLTHHYPSALKPPLQVIGTAPDADYVAGVYMLTFKNRVVFAADTTVNQDPSKEVLAEVAEHTANLARRFNVDPRVAMLSYSNFGSVDTEGTRKVRDAAKSLRQNPDIDFPVDGEMQADTAVVEDILSGTYDFADLDEAANVLIFPNLEAGNIGYKLLQRLGGADAIGPMLVGMDEPVHVLQRGDEVKDIVNLAGVAVVDAQEE is encoded by the coding sequence ATGGGACTCGACGAGGACGCCTTGGACTACCACCGCGAAGACCCGCCGGGGAAACTGGAGATATCGACGACGAAACCGACGAACACGCAGCGCGACCTGTCGCTCGCGTACTCGCCCGGGGTCGCCGCGCCCTGCGAGCGCATCGCGACCAATCCCGACGACGCCTACCAGTACACGGCGAAGGGGAACCTCGTCGGCGTCGTGTCGAACGGGTCGGCCGTCCTCGGCCTCGGGGACATCGGCGCGCAGGCGTCGAAGCCCGTGATGGAGGGGAAGGGCGTGCTGTTCAAGCGGTTCGCTGACATCGACGTGTTCGACATCGAACTCGACCAGGAGGACGCGGAGGACATCGTCACGTCCGTCTCCGCGATGGAGCCGACGTTCGGCGGCATCAACCTGGAGGACATCAAGGCCCCCGAGTGCTTCGTCATCGAGAACAGATTGCGCGAGGAGATGGATATCCCGGTGTTCCACGACGACCAGCACGGGACGGCCATCATCTCGGGCGCGGCGCTCCTGAACGCCGCCGACATCTCCGGGAAAGCCCTCGAAGACGTGGAGGTCGTGTTCTCGGGCGCGGGCGCGTCGGCCATCGCGAGCGCGCGGTTCTACGTCTCTCTGGGCGTGAAGAAGGAGAACATCACGATGTGCGACTCCTCCGGCCCCATCACGCCCGACCGCGACGACGTGAACGAGTACAAGCAGGAGTTCGCGCGGGAGACCGACGCCGACGACCTCGCGGACGCGATGGCGGGCGCGGACGTGTTCGTCGGCCTCAGCGTCGGCGGCATCGTGAGCGAGGAGATGGTGCAGTCGATGGCGGACGACCCCATCATCTTCGCGATGGCGAACCCCGACCCCGAAATCGGGTACGACGACGCGAAGTCCGCGCGCGACGACACGGTCATCATGGCGACCGGGCGCTCGGACTACCCGAACATGGTGAACAACGTCCTCGGGTTCCCGTTCATCTTCCGGGGCGCGCTCGACGTGCGCGCGACGGACATCAACGAGGACATGAAGGTCGCGGCCGCGGAGGCGCTCGCCGACCTCGCGCGCCAGGACGTGCCGGACGCGGTCGTGAAGGCGTACGGCGACCAGCCCCTGCAGTTCGGCCCCGAGTACATCATCCCGAAGCCGCTCGACCCCCGCGTGCTGTTCGAGGTCGCGCCCGCGGTCGCGGACGCCGCGATGGAGACCGGAGTCGCCCGGCAGTCCGTCGACCTCGAAGCGTACCGCGAACGCCTCGAAGCCCGCCTCGGCAAGAGCCGGGAGATGATGCGCGTCGTATTGAACAAGGCGAAGAGCGACCCGAAGCGCGTCGCGCTCGCGGAGGGCGACAACGAGAAGATGATTCGCGCGGCCTACCAGCTCCAGGAGGAGGGCATCGCGGAGCCCGTGCTCCTGGGCGACCGCGGCACCATCGAGGGGACGGTCGGCGGCCTCGGATTGGACTTCGACCCCGACATCGTCGACCCGGACGAGGGCGACCACGACGCGTACGCCGACCGCCTCCACGAACTCCGCAAGCGCAAGGGCGTGACGCGGAGCGAGGCGGGCGAACTCGTCGCGAAGGACTCAAACTACCTCGGGAGCGTGATGGTCGAGGAGGGCGACGCGGACGCGCTCCTCACCGGCCTCACCCACCACTACCCGAGCGCGCTCAAGCCGCCGCTCCAGGTCATCGGCACCGCGCCGGACGCGGACTACGTCGCGGGCGTCTACATGCTGACGTTCAAGAACCGCGTCGTGTTCGCCGCGGACACCACCGTGAACCAAGACCCCTCGAAGGAGGTGCTGGCGGAGGTCGCGGAGCACACCGCGAACCTCGCGCGCCGCTTCAACGTCGACCCGCGCGTCGCGATGCTCTCCTACTCGAACTTCGGCAGCGTCGACACCGAGGGCACGCGGAAGGTGCGTGACGCCGCGAAGTCCCTCCGCCAGAACCCCGATATCGACTTCCCGGTGGACGGCGAGATGCAGGCGGACACCGCCGTCGTCGAGGACATCCTCTCCGGCACGTACGACTTCGCCGACCTCGACGAGGCCGCGAACGTCCTCATCTTCCCGAACCTCGAAGCCGGAAACATCGGGTACAAACTCCTCCAGCGCCTCGGCGGCGCGGACGCCATCGGCCCGATGCTCGTCGGCATGGACGAACCCGTCCACGTCCTCCAGCGCGGCGACGAAGTCAAGGACATCGTGAACCTGGCGGGTGTCGCGGTCGTGGACGCACAGGAAGAGTAA
- a CDS encoding ABC transporter permease, producing the protein MSFARFLSKRILQGILVIWGVVTVVFLLRYLTPGNPVSFIAPLDAGPELRARIAAELGLNQPIYVQYWNYLTGVVQGDFGQSYIVAKGLPVSEVVFGRLPATVEMAVAASVVAIVLSIPLGVISATNRHEPSDYFATTFSLVGISTPNFWLGIMLVLVMAIQLEQFASGLPWPVSMVGMLSPPTSGMARYQGSPVLFYDGLRYLLSGNLQPMVRWFQHMALPAITLGTYFTALITRLTRSGMLDELGQSYVQALRAKGLPETRTRYRHVLKNTLIPIITVLGLQLGTLIGGAVITESVFDWPGLGTLLIDAINRRDWTVIQGSLIVIGCGFVLINILVDALYAYVNPQVVND; encoded by the coding sequence ATGTCTTTCGCTCGCTTCCTCTCGAAACGGATACTGCAGGGTATCCTCGTCATCTGGGGCGTGGTGACGGTGGTGTTCCTGCTGCGGTACCTGACGCCGGGGAACCCGGTGTCGTTCATCGCGCCGCTCGACGCGGGGCCGGAACTCCGGGCGCGCATCGCCGCGGAGCTCGGGCTGAACCAACCTATCTACGTCCAGTACTGGAACTACCTCACGGGCGTCGTGCAGGGCGACTTCGGGCAGTCCTACATCGTCGCGAAGGGCCTACCCGTCTCGGAGGTCGTGTTCGGGCGGTTGCCGGCGACCGTCGAGATGGCGGTCGCGGCGTCCGTCGTCGCCATCGTGCTGTCGATTCCGCTCGGCGTCATCAGCGCGACGAACCGCCACGAGCCGAGCGACTACTTCGCGACGACGTTCTCCCTCGTCGGCATCAGCACGCCGAACTTCTGGCTCGGCATCATGCTCGTGCTCGTGATGGCGATCCAGCTCGAACAGTTCGCGAGCGGGTTGCCGTGGCCGGTTTCGATGGTCGGAATGCTCAGCCCGCCGACGAGCGGGATGGCGCGCTACCAGGGGAGTCCCGTCCTGTTCTACGACGGCCTCAGATACCTCCTGTCCGGGAACCTGCAGCCGATGGTTCGGTGGTTCCAGCACATGGCGCTCCCGGCGATAACCCTGGGCACGTACTTCACGGCGCTCATCACGCGGTTGACGCGGAGCGGGATGCTGGACGAACTCGGGCAGTCGTACGTGCAGGCGCTGCGGGCGAAAGGCCTGCCGGAGACGCGGACGCGCTACCGGCACGTGCTCAAGAACACGCTCATCCCCATCATCACGGTGCTCGGTCTCCAGTTGGGGACGCTCATCGGCGGCGCGGTCATCACGGAGAGCGTGTTCGACTGGCCGGGCCTCGGCACCCTCCTCATCGACGCCATCAATCGGCGTGACTGGACGGTCATCCAGGGGTCGCTCATCGTCATCGGCTGTGGTTTCGTTCTCATCAACATCCTCGTGGACGCGCTGTACGCGTACGTCAACCCCCAGGTGGTGAACGACTGA
- a CDS encoding COX15/CtaA family protein codes for MASLRRVVAWLDDHAPEIALATTGVTFFLLLLGLYTAAVGAGATCNETYPGCAGQLSPVGLTLPQFVEWFHRFVAMAVGFVILGNALVLQHRFGGTNASRAGWIALLVLPLQVVLGGTTVTFAGLVEGGYAPPVQSLHFFAAFAIFTALVAATAWAYQRDGRIGPNAPRTALTAGAGLFLAHLLLARDLLLTYTASVQTLYHFAGLLGFAALFAALCWNRGLSTRARTAAGAAIGFYLGETVLTVGMVLVTTPVELAAYAAAALALVAAAVAARADPGRDNARPAAE; via the coding sequence ATGGCTTCCCTTCGACGGGTCGTCGCGTGGCTGGACGACCACGCCCCCGAAATCGCGCTCGCCACCACCGGCGTGACGTTCTTCCTCCTCCTGCTCGGCCTCTACACGGCCGCCGTCGGCGCGGGCGCGACCTGCAACGAAACGTACCCCGGCTGCGCCGGCCAGCTCTCCCCGGTCGGCCTCACGCTCCCCCAGTTCGTCGAGTGGTTCCACCGGTTCGTCGCGATGGCGGTCGGATTCGTCATCCTCGGGAACGCGCTCGTCCTCCAGCACCGCTTCGGCGGCACGAACGCGAGCCGCGCCGGCTGGATAGCGCTCCTCGTCCTCCCGCTCCAGGTCGTGCTCGGCGGCACCACCGTCACGTTCGCCGGCCTCGTCGAGGGCGGGTACGCGCCGCCCGTGCAGTCCCTGCACTTCTTCGCCGCGTTCGCCATCTTCACCGCGCTCGTCGCCGCGACCGCGTGGGCGTACCAGCGCGACGGCCGCATCGGCCCGAACGCGCCGCGAACCGCGCTCACCGCCGGCGCGGGCCTCTTTCTCGCACACCTCCTGCTCGCGCGCGACCTCCTCCTCACCTACACCGCGTCCGTCCAGACGCTCTACCACTTCGCCGGCCTCCTCGGGTTCGCCGCGCTGTTCGCCGCGCTCTGCTGGAACCGCGGCCTCTCGACGCGCGCCCGCACCGCCGCCGGTGCCGCAATCGGCTTCTACCTCGGCGAAACCGTCCTCACCGTCGGCATGGTGCTCGTCACGACTCCGGTCGAACTCGCCGCATACGCCGCCGCCGCGCTCGCGCTCGTCGCGGCCGCCGTCGCCGCGCGCGCCGACCCCGGCCGCGACAACGCCCGTCCGGCCGCCGAGTGA
- a CDS encoding arsenate reductase/protein-tyrosine-phosphatase family protein, whose protein sequence is MAYAFAERERRERGRDDLAFVTGGTRPADHVHPEVVEAMRAVGIDISERVPREVSFAEIQDADVVITMGCSAADVCPANWSGENRDWNLDDPDGKSPEEVARIRDDIASRVRALFTEF, encoded by the coding sequence ATGGCGTACGCGTTCGCGGAGCGCGAGCGGCGCGAGCGCGGCCGCGACGACCTCGCATTCGTGACGGGCGGGACGCGGCCGGCCGACCACGTCCATCCCGAGGTAGTGGAGGCGATGCGGGCGGTGGGAATCGACATCTCGGAGCGCGTGCCGCGCGAGGTGTCGTTCGCGGAGATTCAGGACGCGGACGTGGTGATTACGATGGGGTGTAGCGCGGCGGACGTGTGTCCGGCGAACTGGAGCGGGGAGAACCGGGACTGGAACCTCGACGACCCGGACGGAAAGTCCCCCGAGGAGGTCGCGCGGATTCGGGACGACATCGCGTCCCGGGTGCGGGCGCTGTTCACGGAGTTCTAG
- the arsB gene encoding ACR3 family arsenite efflux transporter, whose amino-acid sequence MSDSLGVLDRYLTLWIALAMLLGVGLGRFAPGFVDVLNAVQFHGTSIPIAVGLFVMIFPIMAEIEYDRIPRVTRTARREIGLTLAFNWLVAPFVMYGLATLFLGGYPGYITGLVLVGIAPCIAMVLVWNELASGNQELCAVCVGVNSLLQIALFVPYAFLFLTVLRGTSVDVSISLVATMVGVFLGLPLLLGFAVQRTAFRTVGRRAYYERVIPRISPFGLLGLLFTVVVMFALKGDYIVSNPGEIALIAAPLLIFFVGLWALAYGTSALLGFDYTESISVAFTASSNNFELAIAVAVAVFGIASDVALATVVGPLIEVPVMLALVRVALATKDSLFPDTEVTGVAYTD is encoded by the coding sequence GTGAGCGACAGCCTCGGCGTCTTAGACCGATACCTCACGCTCTGGATTGCGCTCGCGATGTTGCTCGGCGTCGGCCTCGGGCGGTTCGCGCCGGGGTTCGTGGACGTGCTGAACGCCGTGCAGTTCCACGGCACCAGCATCCCCATCGCCGTCGGGCTGTTCGTGATGATCTTCCCAATCATGGCCGAAATCGAGTACGACCGCATCCCGCGCGTCACCCGCACCGCACGTCGCGAAATCGGGTTGACGCTCGCGTTCAACTGGCTCGTCGCGCCGTTCGTGATGTACGGCCTCGCGACGCTCTTCCTCGGCGGCTACCCCGGCTACATCACGGGGCTCGTCCTGGTGGGTATCGCGCCCTGCATCGCGATGGTGCTCGTGTGGAACGAACTCGCGTCCGGGAACCAGGAGCTCTGCGCGGTCTGCGTCGGCGTGAACAGCCTCCTCCAGATCGCGCTGTTCGTCCCGTACGCGTTCCTCTTTCTCACCGTGCTCCGCGGGACGAGCGTGGACGTGTCCATCTCGCTCGTCGCGACGATGGTCGGCGTCTTCCTCGGCCTCCCGCTCCTCCTCGGATTCGCCGTCCAGCGCACCGCCTTCCGCACGGTCGGCCGGCGCGCGTACTACGAGCGCGTCATCCCCCGAATCAGTCCGTTCGGACTGCTCGGCCTCCTGTTCACCGTCGTGGTGATGTTCGCATTGAAGGGCGACTACATCGTCTCCAACCCCGGCGAAATCGCGCTCATCGCCGCCCCCCTCCTCATCTTCTTCGTCGGCCTCTGGGCGCTCGCGTACGGAACCAGCGCCCTCCTCGGGTTCGACTACACCGAATCCATCAGCGTCGCGTTCACTGCGTCCTCCAACAACTTCGAACTCGCCATCGCCGTCGCCGTCGCCGTTTTCGGCATCGCGAGCGACGTGGCGCTCGCCACCGTCGTCGGCCCCCTCATCGAAGTGCCCGTGATGCTCGCGCTCGTCCGCGTCGCGCTCGCCACCAAGGACTCGCTGTTCCCCGACACGGAGGTGACCGGCGTTGCCTACACCGACTGA
- a CDS encoding ABC transporter substrate-binding protein, which yields MTGSDEHSSTSRRTFLTGVGGAAVTAALAGCSSSGDTTTDTTTSGTTSGTTQETTSGSQEFPVTITQGQMPTTLDPQDHRSTPTDNVVLHTYEGLLSRTRTGQMQAQLATDWERVEDGRVRFQIRDGPTFHSGNDLTPADVAYSINRIVDPDVGINSPQSDQLAGVTGAEVVDGERAVDVLSDGLNPIVFSLFATYGDVMEQAWVEENSADYVSTHMNGTGPFEFSDYEQGVQVVLERFDDYWQDPADVSELTFNAASESSTRVNQLLAGETDVIVNVPPQDISRVQNGENTRVDAVSSSRVIYNGMRYDVEPFDSVEFRQAMNYAVDMQSIIESVLDTFGDATSQPTLEGFVGFNEELSPYPYDPDQAEQLVEDSGYAGAEIELHSPVGRYLKDVEIAQAVVNQINELPNVSASLNQREFASLAGELTDGDITTSPHWYLIGWGNATFDASQTLIPLLTSDGALTSYENDEFDSLIEQAQSESDTEQRREYLEQANAHANEQAPWIFLNRQYSVYGVSQRVSWRARRDERIDAYAMSQT from the coding sequence ATGACAGGTAGTGACGAACATAGTTCGACCAGCCGGCGGACGTTCCTGACCGGCGTCGGTGGCGCGGCCGTGACCGCCGCGCTCGCCGGGTGTTCGAGTAGCGGCGACACGACGACCGACACGACGACCTCCGGCACCACGTCCGGGACGACGCAGGAGACGACGAGCGGGAGTCAGGAGTTCCCCGTCACCATCACGCAGGGCCAGATGCCGACGACGCTCGACCCCCAGGACCACCGGTCGACGCCGACGGACAACGTCGTCCTGCACACGTACGAGGGCTTGCTCTCCCGCACGCGGACGGGCCAGATGCAGGCGCAGTTGGCGACGGACTGGGAGCGCGTGGAGGACGGTCGCGTCCGCTTCCAGATTCGGGACGGGCCGACGTTCCACAGCGGGAACGACCTCACGCCCGCGGACGTGGCGTACTCCATCAACCGCATCGTCGACCCCGACGTGGGCATCAACAGCCCGCAGTCCGACCAGCTCGCGGGCGTGACGGGCGCGGAGGTCGTGGACGGCGAGCGCGCCGTTGACGTGCTCTCGGACGGCCTGAACCCCATCGTGTTCTCGCTGTTCGCGACGTACGGCGACGTGATGGAGCAGGCGTGGGTGGAGGAGAACAGCGCGGACTACGTCTCCACGCACATGAACGGCACCGGGCCGTTCGAGTTCAGTGACTACGAGCAGGGCGTGCAGGTCGTCCTCGAACGCTTCGACGACTACTGGCAGGACCCCGCGGACGTGTCCGAGCTCACGTTCAACGCGGCGAGCGAGTCCAGCACGCGCGTGAACCAGCTCCTCGCGGGCGAGACGGACGTGATCGTGAACGTGCCGCCGCAGGACATCTCGCGCGTCCAGAACGGCGAGAACACGCGCGTCGACGCGGTGTCGAGTTCGCGCGTCATCTACAACGGAATGCGGTACGACGTGGAGCCGTTCGACTCCGTGGAGTTCCGGCAGGCGATGAACTACGCCGTGGACATGCAGTCCATCATCGAGAGCGTGCTCGACACGTTCGGGGACGCGACGAGCCAGCCCACGCTCGAAGGGTTCGTCGGGTTCAACGAGGAGCTCAGCCCGTACCCCTACGACCCCGACCAGGCCGAGCAGCTCGTGGAGGACAGCGGGTACGCGGGCGCGGAGATCGAACTGCACAGCCCGGTCGGTCGCTACCTGAAGGACGTGGAGATCGCGCAGGCGGTCGTGAACCAGATCAACGAACTGCCGAACGTCTCCGCGAGCCTGAACCAGCGCGAGTTCGCGTCGCTCGCCGGCGAACTGACGGACGGCGACATCACGACGAGCCCGCACTGGTACCTCATCGGCTGGGGGAACGCGACGTTCGACGCGAGCCAGACGCTGATTCCGCTCCTGACGAGCGACGGCGCGCTGACCTCGTACGAGAACGACGAGTTCGACTCGCTTATCGAGCAGGCGCAGAGCGAGTCCGACACGGAACAGCGCCGCGAGTACCTCGAACAGGCGAACGCGCACGCGAACGAGCAAGCCCCCTGGATTTTCCTGAACCGCCAGTACAGCGTGTACGGCGTCTCCCAGCGGGTGTCCTGGCGGGCGCGGCGTGACGAGCGCATCGACGCGTACGCGATGAGCCAGACGTAA
- a CDS encoding ABC transporter ATP-binding protein — MTDVLRVEGLSTRFFTEQGQVNAVEDVSFTIESGEVFGVVGESGSGKSVTALSIVDLVENPGKVTDGEIWYRHPELAERAREAYDEEAVDGEYVDLLQLPERERRALRGPDFGMIFQDPMSSLNPSVSVGEQIAEAVEVQRRAEANPRATRSRTQGYGLGSLFTDALLPTKSYVSEESRSRAIELLDLVGIPDPEERYDEYPHQFSGGMLQRAMVAQALAGEPDVLIADEPTTALDVTIQAQILDLLSELQEERGMSVMLITHNLGVIARMADRVGVMYAGEIAERGTLADVFEENVHPYTKGLLGSIPDLDDPAPRLNPIEGNVPSLLDSEMGGGCYFADRCPKAMEECLEKPPEFACEDGSDEHAAKCYLADHEYDEATALPDDYFTGDSDE, encoded by the coding sequence ATGACGGACGTGCTTCGCGTCGAGGGACTCTCGACGCGCTTTTTCACGGAGCAGGGCCAGGTGAACGCCGTCGAGGACGTGAGTTTCACCATCGAGAGCGGGGAAGTGTTCGGGGTCGTCGGGGAGTCCGGGAGCGGGAAGTCCGTCACCGCGCTCTCCATCGTCGACCTCGTCGAGAACCCCGGGAAGGTGACGGACGGCGAAATCTGGTATCGGCATCCGGAGCTCGCTGAGCGCGCTCGCGAGGCGTACGACGAGGAGGCGGTGGACGGCGAGTACGTCGACCTCCTCCAGTTGCCGGAGCGGGAGCGCCGCGCGCTCCGCGGCCCGGACTTCGGGATGATATTCCAGGATCCGATGAGCAGTCTCAACCCCTCCGTGTCGGTCGGCGAGCAGATAGCGGAGGCGGTGGAGGTCCAGCGGCGCGCGGAGGCGAACCCGCGCGCCACCCGGTCTCGCACGCAGGGCTACGGCCTCGGGTCGCTGTTCACTGACGCGTTGTTGCCGACGAAGAGCTACGTCTCCGAGGAGTCGCGCTCGCGCGCCATCGAACTCCTCGACCTCGTCGGGATTCCCGACCCCGAGGAGCGCTACGACGAGTACCCCCATCAGTTCAGCGGCGGAATGCTGCAGCGGGCGATGGTCGCGCAGGCGCTCGCGGGCGAACCGGACGTGCTCATCGCGGACGAGCCGACGACGGCGCTCGACGTGACGATTCAGGCGCAGATTCTCGACTTGCTGTCGGAGTTGCAGGAGGAGCGCGGGATGAGCGTGATGCTCATCACGCACAACCTCGGCGTCATCGCGCGGATGGCCGACCGGGTCGGCGTGATGTACGCGGGCGAGATTGCGGAGCGCGGGACGCTCGCGGACGTGTTCGAGGAGAACGTCCACCCCTACACGAAGGGGCTTCTCGGGAGCATCCCCGACCTGGACGACCCCGCGCCGCGACTGAACCCCATCGAGGGGAACGTTCCCAGCCTCCTCGACTCGGAGATGGGCGGCGGGTGTTACTTCGCCGACCGGTGTCCGAAGGCGATGGAGGAGTGCCTGGAGAAACCGCCGGAATTCGCGTGCGAGGACGGGAGCGACGAGCACGCGGCGAAGTGCTACCTCGCGGATCACGAGTACGACGAGGCGACTGCGCTCCCGGACGACTACTTCACGGGTGATAGCGATGAGTGA